The DNA region GGAGACTTTATTTCCCGTTTATTCCGAACATAGCGAGGCGAAGTGAGAAAACTGCTGCGGTACAGTCCACTGTATTCACTGTACCCCTGCCGCAACAGATTCCCCGTTCCACTGCGCACGTCTCGGAATGACCGTAGGAAGTCAAGGGCAGAAGTCAGGTTCATTGGAGGCATCCCGGTTAGTTTGTTACCAGACCACTTATGGCAGGAAAATCACCCATGCAAAAAATCCACATCAGCAGTTAGCCAGTACATACGCCACCAGCTTATCGGCTCCGGGCCGTGCCTCGAGGCGCTCGAGTTTGGCCCGGACTTCCTGGGCCCGCTGGGGGGCCAGCAGTTCCAACCCGGCCACCGCGACCTCGGTAGGTCTAAAAACTCCGCGTAGCTCCGGGAAAACCCGCTCGCCCAGCCACTGGTTGGGCAGGGCCAGGTGGGGAATGCGCGAGACCAGGCCCCGCACAAACTGTTGCTTGAAGGGCCGGGCCCCCGGCAGGCTCAGGAGCCAGTGCCAGATGCCCTCCAGCGGCAGCATCTCCGGCTTGTGCAGGGGCAACAGCACCAGCGAGGGCAGACCGGCCAGGGCCAGCTCGAGGGTGTTGGTGCCCGGAATGGTAATCGCCAGTGAAGCCAGGCGCATGGCTGCATAGCGCTCAGGCTCATCCAGCACGGCCACCTCGAGGCCATGCTGGGTACGCAAGCCCCGCCCTGCCCAACTAGCCCCCACCCCCCCGATGTCTTGCACCAGATGCGCTTGCAGCGCCTCCGCCACCACAGCTTCTGGCAAAAGGCGACTCCTGACCCAGGCAAAGCGAAGCCCCGGCCTCTGGGCCGCCATCTGCTCGGCTGCCGCCAGCAAAAACCCCAGCAGGTAGCGGGCCGCAAAAGGGCGGCTGCCCGCAAACAGCAGCACATCGGCGGGCTGGGTGGGTTGCGGGGGGGCTTCGTTCAGGGCATCCACCACCAGGTTACCCACCACTACCACGCGGCTGGGGTCGGCGCCTCTAGCCTGCATGGCGCTTTTGGTGCGCTCGGAGTCCACCAGCACTGCCCGCAGACCGGGGTGATGGGCCTTGGCATCGAAGGTGTAGGAAAAAGCCGGATACCCCGTGGCCCGGCCCAGCAAAACTGCATCGCGCGGCGCACCCCCCAGCATCAACACCAGCCCCCGGCCTCTGGCTTTGCCCCGCAGAAGCCGCCGAACCAGCGCCGATCGGCCCGAGATGGCCTCCAGTGCCAGCTCCCTGGCCTTGGCCTGCTCGGTTCCGGCGGCAAACTGATCTCGGATCAGAAAGAGCTCAATCCGAGCCCTGGGGGCTTCCCGTCGCAAGCGCGAAAGCACCGGCGGAACCCAGGTCGAAAGCTCGCCAGGGCCGTTGGTCAGGAGCAGGATTTCATCCAGCATGTTGAGCTCGGTTCGGCGTCATTCCTTTGAACTTCCAGTACCATCTTTACTGGAACAACTTACAAGGAGGTAGGAGGTAGGGTTTAGACATTCCATACGCACCGCCTGCCTCCCATCACCCACCCCCATCTTGTGTATCGCTGAACGGGGCCAGACGCCTGAAGTTTGGCACAAGCATGGCACGCACCCCACTGCATTACCCCTCAAAACTCGGCTCCCCTCGCACAAAACCCGAAAGGTTGCGTTTGGAGGGGGCTGCCAAAAAGGCCTTGAGGGTCTCTACTTCTTCGGTGTCGGGCAGGTTGTCGAGGGGTCTGCCTTCGCGTACCGCCCGGAAGGCTTGCTCGAGGGCCCGGTAGCGCTCGCCGCTCACCCCGGCCCGGCGCAGCCCCACCGTATTCAGGCGGTAATGCAGGGCCGGGCTGCCCTCCGCCAGCGAGAACGGCAGGACGTCCCGGGTGGGTTTGGAAAGGGCCCCCACCATGGCCCGGGTTCCAATGCGTACAAACTGGTGGATGCCGGCCAGCCCTCCCACCACGGCATAATCGCCAATCTCCACATGCCCGGCCACGGCCACGCTCTGGGTCAGGATCACCCCATCCCCTATTTGGGCATCGTGGCCCACATGCACATGGCCCATCAGATAACAGGCGGCCCCGATGCGGGTGGGCCTCTCCTCTTTGGTGGAGCGGTGCAGGATGACCCCTTCGCGCAAGACCGTACCGGCCCCGACCTCGAGCCAGGTTTCCTGGCCCCGAAAGCTCAGATCCTGGGGCTCTCCCCCCAGCACCGAGTGCGGCCCCACCCTGACACCCGCCGCCAGCCGCACAAAAGGGTGGATTACTGCGTGAGCTCCAATCTCTACCCCAGGGCCAATCTCACAGGGGCCCTCGATCACGGCATACGGCCCAATCTTCACGTCGGAGGCCAGGTGCGCCCTGGACGAGACCACGGCGGTGGGATGAATAGCCACCCGGCTCACAAGACCGCGCCTCCTGTGTCGGAGCGCAACACAAAGGTCAGGGTGGCCTCGGCCCGCAGTTCACCCTCGACCCTGG from Meiothermus sp. CFH 77666 includes:
- a CDS encoding sugar synthetase; amino-acid sequence: MLDEILLLTNGPGELSTWVPPVLSRLRREAPRARIELFLIRDQFAAGTEQAKARELALEAISGRSALVRRLLRGKARGRGLVLMLGGAPRDAVLLGRATGYPAFSYTFDAKAHHPGLRAVLVDSERTKSAMQARGADPSRVVVVGNLVVDALNEAPPQPTQPADVLLFAGSRPFAARYLLGFLLAAAEQMAAQRPGLRFAWVRSRLLPEAVVAEALQAHLVQDIGGVGASWAGRGLRTQHGLEVAVLDEPERYAAMRLASLAITIPGTNTLELALAGLPSLVLLPLHKPEMLPLEGIWHWLLSLPGARPFKQQFVRGLVSRIPHLALPNQWLGERVFPELRGVFRPTEVAVAGLELLAPQRAQEVRAKLERLEARPGADKLVAYVLANC
- the lpxA gene encoding acyl-ACP--UDP-N-acetylglucosamine O-acyltransferase; its protein translation is MSRVAIHPTAVVSSRAHLASDVKIGPYAVIEGPCEIGPGVEIGAHAVIHPFVRLAAGVRVGPHSVLGGEPQDLSFRGQETWLEVGAGTVLREGVILHRSTKEERPTRIGAACYLMGHVHVGHDAQIGDGVILTQSVAVAGHVEIGDYAVVGGLAGIHQFVRIGTRAMVGALSKPTRDVLPFSLAEGSPALHYRLNTVGLRRAGVSGERYRALEQAFRAVREGRPLDNLPDTEEVETLKAFLAAPSKRNLSGFVRGEPSFEG